One Gloeobacter morelensis MG652769 DNA window includes the following coding sequences:
- a CDS encoding SAM hydrolase/SAM-dependent halogenase family protein has translation MGLIALLSDFGLVDGYVAQMKGAIAAIAPQAQVIDITHLVPPQDIAAGRFCLMSTCPYFPVGTVHVAVVDPGVGGARRAVAVRCEEAFFVAPDNGLLSGILAVTPAMAAVELTECRYWRTPSPSATFHGRDIFAPVGAHLSSGVPFEQLGCPIDAASLVVLDLPDCRATAEGYAGAIQAVDRFGNLITNFPGEVVVGRQWRVVLGNWTIPGGHTYSDVPRGEMLALVGSHGFVEVAVAGGCARQVLAQTVGDPVILIGQPSVDRH, from the coding sequence ATGGGCCTGATTGCGCTGCTGAGCGACTTTGGTCTGGTAGACGGCTACGTTGCCCAGATGAAAGGGGCAATCGCCGCCATCGCTCCGCAGGCGCAGGTAATCGACATCACCCATCTGGTGCCGCCCCAGGATATCGCCGCCGGGCGCTTCTGTCTGATGAGTACCTGTCCGTACTTTCCGGTGGGCACGGTCCACGTCGCAGTAGTCGATCCGGGGGTGGGCGGCGCTCGGCGGGCCGTGGCTGTCCGCTGCGAGGAGGCATTTTTCGTCGCTCCCGACAACGGACTGCTGAGTGGCATCCTGGCTGTTACGCCGGCGATGGCTGCTGTCGAACTTACGGAATGTCGCTACTGGCGCACCCCATCCCCGAGTGCCACCTTTCACGGGCGCGACATCTTTGCCCCAGTGGGCGCCCACCTGTCGAGCGGCGTACCTTTCGAGCAACTGGGCTGCCCCATCGATGCGGCAAGCCTGGTGGTATTGGATCTGCCCGATTGTCGGGCAACGGCGGAAGGCTACGCAGGGGCAATCCAGGCTGTCGATCGCTTTGGGAACTTGATTACCAATTTTCCGGGCGAGGTTGTCGTGGGCCGACAGTGGCGTGTCGTTCTGGGGAATTGGACCATTCCCGGTGGCCACACTTACAGCGATGTTCCTCGGGGAGAGATGCTGGCACTGGTGGGCAGCCACGGCTTCGTCGAGGTGGCCGTCGCCGGTGGTTGCGCCCGGCAGGTGCTTGCTCAAACGGTCGGTGACCCGGTCATACTGATTGGGCAACCAAGTGTGGACAGACATTAA
- a CDS encoding PHP domain-containing protein, protein MLVGLHNHTCFSDGRYSPAALVAQAEALGYERLAITDHNSVAGWQSLESLPAWVVPGIELSTLSDGGTEVHILGLWLEPQGRLLEHTRTFQDEYNRLWRDGIQDATGDADLATLAFDPTTRDQVIDRLGSTVGALKALHAWAAAHSDAYLERLRPRIPHWRDGIAWLRESQATVGLAHPQRYPDLPEMEELLAAVDAIEVIHPDHPLDRQQYWLEQAQKRGKACWGSHDYHGWSGSQRDGLLPPIGLEDGWLSSSRCVNTPLP, encoded by the coding sequence ATGCTTGTCGGCCTGCACAACCACACCTGCTTCTCGGACGGTCGCTATAGCCCCGCCGCCCTGGTCGCCCAGGCGGAAGCCCTGGGATACGAGCGGCTCGCCATCACCGACCACAACTCGGTGGCGGGCTGGCAGAGCCTCGAATCGCTGCCCGCCTGGGTGGTGCCTGGGATTGAATTGAGTACGCTCAGCGACGGCGGCACCGAGGTGCATATCCTGGGCCTGTGGCTGGAGCCCCAGGGCCGCCTGCTCGAACATACCCGTACTTTTCAAGACGAATACAACCGCCTATGGCGCGACGGCATTCAAGATGCCACCGGCGACGCGGATCTGGCCACCCTCGCTTTTGACCCGACCACCCGCGATCAAGTCATCGATCGCCTAGGCTCCACCGTCGGCGCCCTCAAAGCGCTGCACGCCTGGGCCGCTGCCCACAGCGACGCCTACTTGGAGCGGCTCAGGCCGCGCATACCCCACTGGCGCGACGGTATCGCCTGGCTGCGCGAGTCGCAGGCGACCGTGGGCCTCGCCCATCCCCAGCGCTACCCGGATCTGCCCGAGATGGAAGAGTTGCTTGCAGCGGTCGATGCCATCGAAGTGATCCACCCGGATCATCCCCTCGACCGGCAGCAGTACTGGCTGGAGCAAGCGCAAAAGCGGGGCAAAGCCTGCTGGGGCAGCCACGACTACCATGGCTGGTCGGGCTCCCAACGCGACGGCCTGCTCCCGCCTATCGGTCTCGAAGACGGCTGGCTCAGTTCGAGTCGGTGCGTGAATACGCCTTTGCCTTAA
- a CDS encoding valine--tRNA ligase yields the protein MARTLPSQYDPFDAEPRWQRFWEEHRLFSPAADSPGEPYSVVLPPPNVTGSLHMGHALCFTLPDVVVRYRRMKGFKTLWLPGTDHASIAVHTVLEKQLRQEGKTRFDLGREAFLERAWAWKEQSQDTIRSQLRRLGLSLDWTRESFTLDEKRNRAVVKVFVDLHRKNLIYRGKSLVNWCPASQTAVSDLEVDDKEEKGHLWQLKYPVADSDEFLVVATTRPETMLGDTGVAVHPEDPRYKHLIGREAVLPILGRRIVIVGDAAVDREFGTGAVKVTPAHDPNDFEIGHRHGLPMINLLNPDGTYNENAGPYAGLDRFVVRKRVVARAEAEGWLVGIEDHIHNVPYSERGGVPIEPYLSDQWFLDVSGMAARVLEAFDSQNQPAFVPERWGKVYRDWLVRIRPWNISRQLWWGHQIPAWFVAGSEGEYVVAHDEAEAFAVARERYGPAVQLQRDQDVLDTWFSSSLWPFTTLGWPEQTEDLGVFYPNALMSTGFDIIFFWVARMAMMAGEFTGQIPFETVYINGLVRDEKGQKMSKTKGNGIDPIEMMDKYGTDALRYTLVREVTGAGQDVRFDYNRKTGESGAVDASKRFANKIWNASRFVLMNLDELTPAVLGAPDPGSLTLEDRWILGRLGQTARQIDGLLGRYALGEAARSLYEFIWDDFCDWYVELAKPRLEALETRRGAQQVLAAVLDRTLRLLHPWMPHLSEEIWQLLHQPQAVASICVQPFPTGTDLPEEPPAEFVLMQQIVRTIRNLRAFAQVPPLRTLPAVRLASRNAEERAAIEATRQAIAYLGRVEQLPLEEVADEHLKQVAVGVAGTVQVMLPLGGLVDVAALAGKIRRSLEKLDKESGALAARLDNESYLANAPAELVTESRAKLAEQRAQAAILAEQLSRLES from the coding sequence ATGGCGCGCACCCTACCCAGTCAATATGATCCGTTCGACGCCGAACCGCGCTGGCAACGCTTCTGGGAGGAGCACCGCTTGTTTTCGCCCGCCGCCGACAGCCCCGGGGAACCCTACAGCGTCGTGCTGCCGCCCCCGAACGTCACCGGTTCGCTGCACATGGGCCACGCCCTCTGTTTTACGCTGCCGGACGTGGTGGTGCGCTACCGGCGCATGAAAGGTTTCAAGACCCTCTGGCTGCCGGGGACCGACCACGCGAGCATCGCCGTGCACACGGTGCTTGAAAAACAACTGCGCCAAGAAGGCAAGACCCGCTTCGATCTGGGGCGCGAGGCGTTCCTGGAGCGCGCCTGGGCCTGGAAAGAGCAGTCGCAGGATACCATCCGCAGCCAGTTGCGCCGTCTCGGGCTCTCGCTCGATTGGACGCGCGAGAGCTTTACCCTCGATGAGAAGCGCAACCGGGCGGTGGTGAAAGTCTTCGTCGATCTGCACCGCAAGAACTTGATTTACCGCGGCAAGTCCCTGGTCAACTGGTGCCCGGCCTCCCAGACGGCCGTCTCGGATCTGGAGGTGGACGATAAGGAAGAAAAAGGCCACCTGTGGCAGCTGAAGTACCCGGTGGCAGATAGCGACGAATTTCTGGTGGTGGCCACCACCCGCCCCGAGACGATGCTGGGGGATACGGGAGTTGCGGTGCATCCGGAGGATCCGCGCTACAAACACCTCATCGGCCGCGAGGCGGTGCTGCCCATTCTCGGACGGCGCATCGTGATCGTGGGCGACGCGGCGGTGGATCGCGAATTTGGCACCGGGGCGGTCAAAGTGACCCCCGCCCACGACCCGAACGACTTTGAAATCGGCCATCGCCACGGTTTGCCGATGATCAACCTGCTCAACCCGGACGGTACCTACAACGAGAATGCCGGTCCCTACGCAGGGCTCGATCGCTTTGTGGTGCGCAAGCGGGTAGTCGCCCGGGCCGAGGCCGAAGGCTGGCTGGTGGGCATCGAAGACCACATTCACAACGTGCCTTACTCGGAGCGGGGGGGCGTGCCCATCGAACCGTACCTGTCGGATCAGTGGTTTCTCGATGTGTCGGGGATGGCCGCCCGGGTACTCGAAGCTTTCGACAGCCAGAATCAGCCCGCCTTCGTGCCCGAACGCTGGGGCAAGGTCTACCGCGATTGGCTGGTGCGCATCCGTCCCTGGAATATCTCGCGGCAGTTGTGGTGGGGCCACCAGATTCCCGCCTGGTTTGTGGCCGGAAGCGAGGGCGAGTACGTGGTGGCCCACGACGAAGCGGAAGCGTTCGCCGTCGCTCGTGAGCGCTACGGGCCGGCTGTGCAGCTCCAGCGCGATCAAGATGTCCTCGACACCTGGTTCAGCTCGTCGCTGTGGCCGTTTACCACCCTGGGCTGGCCCGAGCAGACCGAAGATCTGGGAGTCTTTTACCCGAACGCGCTGATGTCGACCGGGTTCGATATCATCTTCTTCTGGGTGGCGCGCATGGCGATGATGGCGGGCGAATTTACCGGCCAGATTCCTTTTGAGACCGTTTATATCAACGGCCTGGTGCGCGACGAAAAAGGCCAGAAGATGTCGAAGACCAAGGGCAACGGCATCGACCCCATCGAAATGATGGACAAGTACGGCACCGACGCTCTGCGCTACACCCTCGTGCGCGAGGTGACGGGGGCCGGGCAGGATGTGCGCTTCGACTACAACCGCAAGACGGGCGAATCGGGCGCAGTCGACGCGAGCAAGCGCTTTGCCAACAAAATCTGGAACGCCAGCCGCTTCGTGCTGATGAACCTGGATGAACTCACCCCCGCCGTACTCGGGGCACCGGATCCCGGCTCGCTCACCTTAGAAGATCGCTGGATCTTGGGTCGGCTGGGCCAGACAGCACGGCAGATCGACGGATTACTGGGCCGCTACGCCCTCGGGGAAGCGGCGCGTTCTCTGTACGAATTTATCTGGGACGATTTTTGCGACTGGTATGTGGAGTTGGCCAAGCCCCGCCTGGAGGCGCTCGAGACCCGCAGAGGCGCCCAGCAGGTGCTTGCGGCCGTACTCGATCGGACCTTGCGCCTGCTGCACCCCTGGATGCCGCACCTGAGCGAGGAGATTTGGCAACTGCTCCACCAGCCTCAGGCAGTGGCTTCGATCTGCGTGCAGCCCTTTCCCACGGGAACGGACCTGCCCGAGGAGCCCCCTGCCGAATTTGTCCTCATGCAGCAGATAGTGCGCACGATCCGCAACTTGCGCGCCTTTGCCCAGGTGCCGCCTTTGCGCACCCTGCCCGCGGTGCGCCTGGCTTCGCGCAACGCCGAGGAGCGCGCCGCCATCGAAGCGACCCGCCAGGCCATCGCCTATCTGGGCCGCGTCGAGCAACTGCCCCTCGAAGAGGTGGCCGACGAGCACCTCAAGCAGGTGGCGGTGGGCGTGGCCGGTACCGTACAGGTGATGCTGCCTTTGGGCGGGCTGGTGGACGTGGCGGCTCTGGCGGGGAAGATCCGGCGCTCTTTAGAGAAGCTGGATAAAGAAAGCGGCGCGCTCGCCGCCCGGCTCGATAACGAGAGCTACCTGGCGAATGCCCCGGCCGAACTGGTGACCGAAAGCCGCGCCAAACTCGCCGAGCAGAGGGCTCAAGCGGCAATATTAGCCGAGCAGCTTTCCCGTCTGGAAAGTTAG
- a CDS encoding class I SAM-dependent methyltransferase: MLQALAEHRERENNSRLPLSGRLPDEVQALPFWRETLAGKLTARLGIPFWQVHRPQKNERCLYIGCGPSFLTDPWVEWGALFWGTDLDGAMVRAVRARAPQLNSKLFKDLQEAPPHDLDRYPEGQFDLVIAAGFNPFVPLGYSEAVIAAVRRVLKVGGRLLWEVADPDSAWFEDWSIGQMYLGLEVVAVPLADWKRALAAVGAIQAENSGELLHTFLVERA, from the coding sequence ATGCTCCAGGCGCTGGCGGAGCACCGGGAGCGCGAAAACAATTCCCGCCTGCCGCTTTCTGGGCGGTTGCCAGACGAGGTACAGGCGTTGCCTTTTTGGCGCGAGACGCTGGCGGGCAAGCTCACGGCGCGCCTGGGCATCCCTTTCTGGCAGGTCCACCGCCCCCAAAAAAACGAGCGCTGCCTGTATATCGGTTGTGGCCCCAGTTTTCTGACCGATCCGTGGGTGGAGTGGGGAGCGTTGTTTTGGGGAACTGATCTCGACGGGGCGATGGTGCGCGCCGTGCGCGCCCGCGCCCCCCAGCTCAATTCGAAGCTTTTCAAAGATCTGCAGGAGGCGCCGCCCCACGATCTGGACCGCTACCCCGAGGGCCAGTTCGACCTGGTGATCGCGGCGGGGTTCAACCCATTTGTGCCCCTGGGCTACAGCGAGGCGGTGATCGCGGCGGTGCGGCGGGTGCTCAAAGTCGGGGGCCGCTTGCTCTGGGAAGTGGCCGACCCCGATTCGGCCTGGTTCGAGGACTGGAGCATCGGCCAGATGTACCTGGGTCTGGAGGTGGTGGCGGTGCCGCTTGCCGATTGGAAGCGCGCCCTTGCCGCCGTCGGAGCGATCCAGGCTGAAAATAGCGGCGAACTCCTGCACACGTTCTTAGTCGAACGCGCCTAG
- a CDS encoding HD domain-containing protein produces the protein MMPQLNSLLDAIPFDPADWPGSLALVGGSVRDALLNRTRVPLDLDFVCPGPVAERARLLARRLGAGFAVLDAEREIVRLVLDSGITLDFARQQGADLVSDLARRDYTVNAIAWDVRAGELSDPFDGRGDLTRRTLRAIAEANLVDDPLRLLRGYRLAAQLDFAIEPGTRAWIGLHAHRLAAVSAERVREELCALICAPTGADALLAAYRDGLLADWLPEIAPMEAIGPSGYHHLPLIEHTFEVIRQVDGAMADFAEQVRADMDRQVTGGHSVRTLVKLGALLHDIAKPPTSKLDPASGRMSFIGHESLGANMTRQILQRLKFSRDEERWVAALVQHHLRPGQLAAHWPPSNRAVYRLCRDLGQMLPALLMLALADRRSTLGPQVGKDDLVRAVELTGRLLGHYHTPGDPLAHPRILIDGNGLMAELDLKPGPRVGQLLAAIQEAQATGEVTGREEALALARTLL, from the coding sequence ATGATGCCGCAGTTGAATTCCCTGCTCGATGCCATTCCCTTCGACCCGGCCGACTGGCCCGGTTCGCTGGCGCTCGTGGGAGGCAGTGTGCGCGACGCACTGTTGAACCGCACCCGCGTGCCGCTCGATTTGGATTTCGTCTGCCCCGGCCCGGTCGCCGAGCGCGCCCGCCTTCTGGCCCGGCGGTTGGGGGCCGGTTTTGCCGTGCTCGACGCCGAGCGCGAGATCGTGCGGCTGGTGTTGGATTCGGGGATCACCCTCGACTTCGCCCGCCAGCAGGGAGCCGATCTCGTGAGCGACCTGGCCCGCCGCGACTACACCGTCAACGCCATCGCCTGGGACGTGCGCGCCGGGGAACTATCCGATCCTTTTGACGGCCGGGGCGATCTCACCCGCCGCACGCTGCGCGCCATCGCTGAAGCCAATCTCGTCGACGACCCGCTGCGGTTGTTGCGGGGCTATCGCCTCGCGGCCCAGCTGGACTTTGCGATCGAGCCCGGCACCCGCGCCTGGATCGGCCTGCACGCCCACCGGCTCGCGGCGGTCTCCGCCGAGCGGGTGCGCGAGGAACTGTGCGCCCTGATCTGCGCCCCCACCGGCGCGGACGCGCTGCTGGCCGCCTACCGCGACGGGTTACTCGCCGACTGGCTACCGGAAATTGCTCCCATGGAGGCGATTGGACCGAGCGGGTACCACCACCTGCCGCTTATCGAGCACACCTTCGAGGTGATCCGCCAGGTGGACGGTGCGATGGCCGATTTTGCCGAGCAGGTGAGAGCCGACATGGACCGGCAGGTCACGGGGGGCCACAGCGTCCGGACGCTGGTGAAGCTCGGGGCGCTGCTGCACGACATTGCCAAACCCCCCACCAGCAAGCTCGACCCGGCGAGCGGCCGGATGAGCTTCATCGGCCACGAGAGCCTCGGGGCGAACATGACCCGGCAGATTCTCCAGCGCCTCAAATTCAGCCGCGACGAGGAGCGCTGGGTGGCGGCCCTGGTGCAGCACCACTTGCGCCCCGGCCAGCTGGCCGCCCACTGGCCGCCCAGCAACCGGGCGGTCTATCGCCTCTGCCGCGATCTAGGCCAGATGCTCCCTGCCCTGCTGATGCTGGCCCTGGCCGACCGGCGTTCGACCCTCGGCCCCCAGGTCGGCAAAGACGATCTGGTGCGGGCGGTGGAACTGACCGGCCGACTGCTGGGGCACTACCACACCCCCGGCGACCCGCTCGCCCACCCGCGCATTCTCATCGACGGCAACGGGCTGATGGCCGAATTAGATCTCAAGCCGGGGCCGCGGGTGGGCCAGTTGCTCGCCGCCATCCAGGAGGCCCAGGCCACCGGTGAGGTGACCGGCCGCGAGGAGGCGCTGGCGCTGGCGCGGACGCTGTTATAG
- a CDS encoding DUF1824 family protein gives MESPELNDKQAQRILENSAFADRALVRRALVQLAGPAEYKMIGICADSVESAVTALRGYLAAFDYPEPPLAFDPIDERGVYLKFNPKTGSCYVSPYTGSERGVIVSCFSPGSEEYNETYAHLPMELFTRTD, from the coding sequence ATGGAATCGCCCGAACTGAACGACAAGCAAGCCCAGCGCATTCTGGAGAACAGCGCCTTTGCCGATCGTGCTCTGGTGCGCCGGGCGCTTGTCCAGCTGGCCGGACCTGCCGAGTACAAGATGATCGGCATCTGTGCCGATTCGGTGGAATCGGCGGTGACTGCTCTGCGAGGGTATCTTGCCGCCTTTGATTACCCCGAGCCGCCTCTGGCGTTCGACCCTATCGACGAGCGGGGCGTGTACCTCAAGTTCAACCCCAAGACCGGCAGTTGCTACGTTTCGCCCTACACCGGCAGCGAGCGGGGGGTGATCGTCTCCTGTTTTTCGCCGGGGAGCGAGGAATACAACGAGACTTACGCCCATTTGCCCATGGAATTGTTTACAAGAACAGATTGA
- a CDS encoding RNA recognition motif domain-containing protein, whose protein sequence is MSVRLYVGNLPEEVTRQELEAVFAPAGEVVSLKVITDRKTGKCRGFGFLTVSTPEAADGFIEQFNGVSFKDVALRVEKAQPKAKSDRSDEGDGEAAAPAVAAGGEATEPQVESAVAPRPVPARAAGPISTGRPPIRKADKSQRDRQGDGGRRQGDSRRDRPAATTVSSDEANQPDPRWADALRDIRRQLTTKA, encoded by the coding sequence ATGTCCGTTCGACTTTACGTTGGAAATTTGCCCGAGGAGGTCACCCGCCAGGAATTGGAGGCGGTTTTCGCCCCCGCCGGCGAAGTGGTCTCCCTCAAAGTGATTACCGACCGCAAGACCGGCAAGTGCCGGGGCTTCGGTTTTCTGACCGTCTCCACCCCCGAAGCCGCCGACGGCTTCATCGAGCAATTCAACGGCGTCAGCTTCAAAGATGTCGCTCTGCGCGTCGAGAAGGCCCAGCCCAAAGCCAAGAGCGACCGCAGCGACGAAGGTGACGGCGAAGCCGCCGCCCCCGCCGTGGCCGCCGGCGGCGAAGCGACCGAGCCCCAGGTGGAGAGTGCCGTTGCTCCCCGTCCCGTCCCGGCCCGCGCCGCCGGTCCGATCAGCACCGGTCGCCCGCCGATCCGCAAAGCCGACAAGAGCCAGCGCGACCGCCAGGGCGACGGCGGTCGCCGCCAGGGCGATAGCCGCCGCGATCGGCCGGCGGCCACCACCGTCTCCTCCGATGAGGCGAACCAGCCCGACCCGCGCTGGGCCGACGCCCTGCGCGACATTCGCCGCCAATTGACCACCAAGGCCTAG